The following proteins come from a genomic window of Pseudomonas sp. WJP1:
- a CDS encoding LysR family transcriptional regulator: MKARSDELQIFVCVIECGSISAAAEQVGQTPSAVSRTLSRLEAKLDTTLINRTTRRMDLTEEGKYFFEQAKLILDQMDQLEERLSSRQQTPSGRLRINAASPFMLHAIVPYIDEFRRLYPDIQLELNSNDLIIDLLEQSTDIAIRIGTLADSTLHARSLGCSPLHIVASPAYLEKHGTPTAVADLAEHTLLGFTQNEGLNQWPLRYVHGDRWPIQASLSASSGETIRHLALEGQGIASLSHYMTIEDIRAGRLKVLLGEFNSGYRQPINAVYYRNSQLALRIQCFLDFIQGKLAVYASTDFSG; the protein is encoded by the coding sequence GTGAAAGCCAGATCCGATGAATTGCAGATTTTCGTCTGCGTGATCGAATGCGGGTCGATTTCCGCGGCCGCCGAGCAGGTCGGTCAGACGCCGTCGGCGGTCAGCCGCACGCTGTCGCGGCTGGAGGCCAAGCTCGATACCACGTTGATCAACCGCACTACTCGGCGCATGGACCTGACCGAGGAGGGCAAGTATTTCTTCGAGCAGGCCAAGCTGATTCTCGATCAGATGGATCAACTCGAAGAGCGCTTGTCCTCGCGCCAGCAAACGCCGTCCGGGCGTTTGCGCATCAACGCCGCGTCACCGTTCATGCTGCACGCCATCGTGCCCTACATCGATGAGTTCCGAAGGCTGTATCCGGATATCCAGCTCGAACTCAACAGCAACGACCTGATCATCGACCTGCTTGAGCAAAGCACCGACATTGCCATCCGCATCGGCACACTCGCCGACTCGACCCTGCACGCCCGCTCCCTGGGTTGCAGCCCGCTGCACATCGTCGCAAGCCCCGCGTACCTGGAAAAACACGGCACACCGACCGCCGTGGCGGACCTGGCCGAGCACACCCTGCTGGGATTCACCCAGAACGAAGGCCTCAACCAATGGCCGCTGCGCTACGTGCATGGCGATCGCTGGCCGATTCAGGCGTCACTGAGCGCGTCCAGCGGTGAAACCATCCGTCATCTGGCGCTGGAAGGCCAGGGCATCGCCAGCCTGTCGCATTACATGACCATCGAAGACATTCGTGCTGGACGGTTGAAGGTGTTGCTGGGCGAGTTCAACAGCGGCTATCGCCAGCCGATCAACGCGGTGTACTACCGCAACTCGCAACTGGCCTTGCGCATCCAGTGCTTCCTCGACTTCATCCAGGGCAAGTTGGCGGTTTACGCTTCCACGGATTTCAGCGGCTGA
- a CDS encoding sulfite exporter TauE/SafE family protein, which translates to MNTLASFYQNLGLTLSLLVIATFLLAGMIKGVIGLGLPTIAMGLLGLAMAPSQAAALLIIPATLTNVWQLAFGGHLRGLIKRLWPMLLAIFIGTGAGTLWIGMVGGHWVVRGLGAALLLYALSGLFLPTLRVGAGHERWLGPLCGVLTGVITSATGVFVIPAVPYIQALGLSRDELVQALGLSFTVSTLALASGLLWRGALGGGELSASLLALIPAVLGMWLGQWLRQRISALLFKRVFFIGLGLLGGHLLISG; encoded by the coding sequence ATGAATACACTCGCATCGTTCTACCAGAATCTCGGCTTGACCCTGTCATTGCTGGTCATTGCCACCTTCCTGCTGGCCGGCATGATCAAGGGCGTCATCGGTCTCGGCCTGCCGACCATCGCCATGGGGCTGCTCGGTCTGGCTATGGCCCCATCACAGGCTGCCGCGCTGTTGATCATTCCCGCGACCCTGACCAACGTCTGGCAATTGGCTTTCGGCGGGCATCTGCGCGGGTTGATCAAACGGCTGTGGCCGATGCTGCTGGCGATTTTCATCGGCACCGGCGCGGGTACGCTGTGGATCGGCATGGTCGGTGGGCATTGGGTGGTGCGCGGATTGGGCGCGGCGTTGTTGCTCTATGCGCTGAGTGGCTTGTTCCTGCCGACCTTGCGTGTAGGCGCGGGTCATGAGCGCTGGCTAGGTCCGTTGTGCGGCGTGCTGACAGGTGTGATCACGTCGGCCACGGGCGTGTTCGTGATTCCGGCAGTGCCCTACATACAGGCCCTGGGCTTGAGCAGGGACGAACTGGTGCAGGCGTTGGGCCTGTCGTTCACCGTGTCGACCCTCGCCCTCGCGAGTGGACTGCTATGGCGCGGCGCCCTCGGCGGTGGCGAGTTGAGTGCATCGCTGTTGGCGCTGATCCCGGCGGTGCTCGGCATGTGGCTGGGGCAGTGGCTGCGCCAGCGGATCAGCGCCCTGTTGTTCAAGCGCGTATTTTTCATTGGCCTCGGGTTGCTCGGCGGCCATTTGTTGATCAGCGGCTAG
- a CDS encoding CoA-acylating methylmalonate-semialdehyde dehydrogenase codes for MNASLTPNETTVQKVKLLIDGQWVESQTTEWHDIINPATQQVLAKVPFATAEEVDAAISAAHRAFQTWKLTPIGARMRIMLKLQALIREHSKRIAAVLSAEQGKTIADAEGDIFRGLEVVEHACSIGSLQMGEFAENVAGGVDTYTLRQPIGVCAGITPFNFPAMIPLWMFPMAIACGNTFVLKPSEQDPMSTMLLVELAIEAGVPAGVLNVVHGGKDVVDALCTHKDIKAVSFVGSTAVGTHVYDLAGKHGKRVQSMMGAKNHAVVLPDANREQALNALVGAGFGAAGQRCMATSVVVLVGAAKQWLPDLKALAQKLKVNAGSEPGTDVGPVISKKAKARILDLIESGIKEGAKLELDGREITVPGYEKGNFVGPTLFSGVTTDMQIYTQEIFGPVLVVLEVNTLDEAIALVNANPFGNGTGLFTQSGAAARKFQNEIDVGQVGINIPIPVPVPFFSFTGSRGSKLGDLGPYGKQVVQFYTQTKTVTSRWFDDDSVNDGVNTTINLR; via the coding sequence ATGAACGCTTCGCTTACGCCTAACGAAACTACCGTGCAAAAGGTCAAGCTGTTGATCGATGGCCAGTGGGTCGAATCCCAGACCACTGAATGGCACGACATCATCAACCCGGCAACCCAGCAAGTGCTGGCCAAGGTGCCGTTTGCCACCGCTGAAGAAGTCGACGCCGCCATCAGTGCTGCCCATCGCGCCTTCCAGACCTGGAAGCTGACGCCGATCGGCGCGCGCATGCGCATCATGCTCAAGCTCCAGGCGTTGATCCGTGAACATTCCAAGCGCATCGCTGCAGTCCTGAGCGCCGAGCAGGGCAAAACCATTGCCGACGCAGAAGGCGATATTTTCCGTGGCCTGGAAGTGGTCGAACACGCGTGCTCCATCGGCAGCCTGCAAATGGGCGAGTTCGCTGAAAACGTGGCGGGCGGCGTGGATACCTACACCCTGCGTCAGCCCATTGGCGTTTGCGCTGGCATCACTCCGTTCAATTTCCCGGCGATGATTCCGCTGTGGATGTTCCCGATGGCCATCGCCTGCGGCAACACCTTCGTGCTCAAGCCGTCCGAACAGGACCCGATGTCGACCATGCTGCTGGTGGAACTGGCCATCGAGGCCGGCGTTCCGGCTGGCGTGCTCAACGTGGTGCACGGTGGCAAGGATGTGGTGGATGCGCTCTGCACCCACAAGGATATCAAGGCGGTTTCCTTCGTCGGCTCGACCGCGGTCGGAACCCACGTCTATGACCTGGCCGGCAAGCACGGCAAACGCGTGCAATCGATGATGGGCGCGAAGAACCACGCCGTGGTGCTTCCCGATGCCAATCGCGAACAGGCGCTGAATGCGCTGGTAGGCGCCGGTTTTGGCGCGGCCGGTCAACGCTGCATGGCCACGTCTGTGGTGGTGCTGGTCGGCGCGGCCAAGCAATGGCTGCCAGACTTGAAAGCGCTGGCGCAGAAACTCAAGGTGAATGCTGGCAGCGAGCCGGGCACCGATGTGGGTCCGGTCATCTCGAAAAAGGCCAAGGCGCGAATTCTCGACCTGATCGAAAGCGGCATCAAGGAAGGCGCGAAACTCGAGCTCGATGGTCGCGAAATCACCGTTCCCGGTTACGAGAAGGGCAACTTCGTCGGCCCGACCCTGTTCTCCGGTGTGACCACTGACATGCAGATCTACACCCAGGAAATCTTCGGTCCGGTGCTGGTCGTGCTGGAAGTGAATACGCTCGACGAGGCCATTGCCCTGGTCAACGCCAACCCGTTCGGTAACGGCACTGGCCTGTTCACCCAATCCGGTGCGGCGGCGCGCAAGTTCCAGAACGAAATCGACGTCGGCCAGGTCGGCATCAACATCCCGATTCCGGTGCCGGTCCCGTTCTTCAGCTTCACCGGTTCCCGTGGCTCCAAGCTCGGCGACCTCGGCCCATATGGCAAGCAAGTGGTGCAGTTCTACACTCAGACCAAGACCGTCACCAGCCGCTGGTTCGATGACGACAGCGTCAACGACGGTGTGAACACCACGATCAACCTGCGTTAA
- a CDS encoding NAD-dependent epimerase/dehydratase family protein, whose protein sequence is MNVFVTGAAGFIGGSIATGLVKAGHKVTGLVRNAEQADELKALGITPITGTLDDSALLAEQARAADAVINAASSDHRGAVEALLDALRGSNKVFLHTSGSSIVGDASGGQSSDVIYVEDNLPEPTVDKAARVAIDNLILAAAKDGVNSAVICNTLIYGHSLGVKRDSVQLPRLLKQAHKSGVVRHVGTGQNIWSNVHIEDVVSLYLLALTKNVPGTFYFVESGEASFIDMTTAIAEALNLGEPQDWPLKDAEAEWGYEMANYGLGSNSRVRGKHARELLGWVPKRTSVLEWIRNEMV, encoded by the coding sequence ATGAACGTATTCGTTACCGGTGCTGCCGGTTTCATCGGCGGCTCCATCGCCACCGGCCTGGTCAAGGCCGGCCACAAAGTGACCGGTCTGGTGCGCAACGCCGAACAGGCGGATGAGCTCAAGGCGCTAGGCATCACGCCAATCACCGGCACACTGGATGACAGCGCGCTATTGGCCGAACAGGCCCGGGCCGCCGACGCCGTGATCAACGCCGCCAGCAGCGACCATCGTGGCGCTGTCGAAGCCTTGCTCGATGCCCTGCGCGGCTCCAACAAAGTATTCCTGCACACCAGCGGTTCGAGCATCGTCGGCGATGCCTCGGGCGGTCAGTCCAGCGACGTCATCTACGTTGAGGACAACTTGCCGGAACCCACCGTGGACAAGGCCGCACGCGTGGCCATCGACAACCTGATCCTCGCCGCGGCCAAGGATGGCGTGAACTCGGCCGTCATCTGCAACACGCTGATCTACGGCCACAGCCTGGGCGTGAAGCGCGACAGCGTGCAGTTGCCGCGCTTGCTCAAACAAGCGCACAAAAGCGGCGTGGTCCGCCATGTCGGGACCGGGCAGAACATCTGGTCGAACGTGCACATCGAAGACGTGGTGTCGCTGTACCTGCTGGCGCTGACCAAAAATGTCCCAGGTACGTTCTACTTCGTCGAAAGCGGTGAAGCGTCTTTCATCGACATGACCACGGCAATCGCCGAGGCGCTGAATCTGGGCGAGCCGCAAGACTGGCCGTTGAAGGATGCCGAAGCCGAGTGGGGTTATGAAATGGCCAACTATGGCCTGGGCTCCAACAGCCGGGTTCGCGGTAAGCATGCGCGGGAATTGCTGGGCTGGGTGCCGAAGCGTACGTCGGTGCTGGAGTGGATTCGTAACGAGATGGTGTGA
- a CDS encoding putative quinol monooxygenase — protein MSEMQGFILHAKTRPEKSDAFEAFFSGYVEASRAEPGCIEYHMLRDKQDPTLFIFYEIWQSQAHLDVHSNLPHMKQFLDQRDEYLERDFEIRAIEMISPSSASR, from the coding sequence ATGAGTGAAATGCAAGGCTTCATCCTGCACGCCAAGACCCGCCCGGAAAAATCCGACGCCTTCGAAGCGTTTTTCAGCGGTTATGTAGAAGCGAGTCGTGCCGAACCCGGCTGCATCGAGTACCACATGCTGCGCGACAAGCAAGACCCGACCCTGTTTATCTTCTACGAGATCTGGCAGTCCCAGGCCCACCTCGACGTGCACTCGAACCTGCCGCACATGAAGCAGTTCCTCGATCAACGCGACGAGTACCTGGAACGGGATTTCGAGATCCGCGCCATCGAAATGATCAGCCCGTCGTCCGCTAGCCGCTGA
- a CDS encoding NAD(P)H-dependent oxidoreductase: MKKVLLLNGGKKFAHSDGRYNTTLHEAALSVLDRGGVDVKATFIDEGYDVAEEVAKFLWADVIIYQMPGWWMGAPWTVKKYIDEVFTEGHGSLYASDGRTRSDASQKYGSGGLIQGKQYMLSLTWNAPQQAFDDPTDFFEAKGVDAVYFPFHKANEFLGMTALPTFLCVDVMKRPNIEADVVRYEQHLNEVFGLKA, translated from the coding sequence ATGAAAAAAGTCCTGTTACTCAATGGCGGTAAAAAATTCGCCCACTCCGATGGCCGCTACAACACCACCTTGCATGAAGCCGCGCTGAGCGTGCTGGATCGCGGCGGTGTGGATGTCAAAGCCACCTTCATCGACGAGGGTTACGACGTCGCCGAAGAAGTCGCCAAATTCCTCTGGGCCGACGTGATCATCTATCAGATGCCCGGCTGGTGGATGGGCGCGCCATGGACCGTCAAGAAGTACATCGACGAAGTCTTCACCGAAGGTCACGGCAGCCTCTACGCCAGCGACGGCCGCACCCGTTCCGACGCCTCGCAGAAGTACGGCAGTGGCGGCCTGATCCAAGGCAAGCAATACATGCTGTCGCTGACCTGGAACGCGCCGCAGCAAGCCTTCGACGACCCAACCGACTTCTTCGAGGCCAAAGGCGTGGACGCGGTGTACTTCCCGTTCCACAAGGCCAACGAGTTCCTCGGCATGACCGCCTTGCCAACCTTCCTCTGCGTGGACGTGATGAAGCGCCCGAACATCGAGGCCGATGTGGTGCGTTATGAGCAGCATCTGAATGAAGTGTTTGGCCTGAAGGCTTGA
- a CDS encoding cupin domain-containing protein, with protein MTAPITVLRDTHPLPVLDACKWEKLEGDPHTVNLNAYTSEDGSKIMGTWICTPGKWYVEYVKWEYCDFREGYCIITPEGKEPIHLRAGDIFVIEPGMKGTWEVVETVRKYFVFA; from the coding sequence ATGACCGCACCGATTACCGTTCTTCGCGACACCCATCCGCTGCCCGTACTCGACGCCTGCAAATGGGAAAAACTCGAAGGCGACCCGCACACCGTCAACCTCAACGCCTACACCAGCGAAGATGGCAGCAAGATCATGGGCACCTGGATCTGCACGCCGGGCAAGTGGTACGTGGAATACGTGAAGTGGGAATACTGCGACTTCCGCGAGGGCTACTGCATCATCACCCCGGAAGGAAAAGAGCCGATCCACCTGCGTGCCGGTGACATTTTCGTCATTGAGCCGGGGATGAAAGGCACCTGGGAAGTGGTGGAAACCGTGCGCAAGTATTTCGTGTTTGCCTGA
- a CDS encoding LysR family transcriptional regulator — MQKNITSLGSLNWDDLKFFLEVSRTRKASTAAKRLAVDYTTVSRRISSLEASLGTLLFEKSRTSGFVLTAEGQRLMGYAESIESTLHMACEQVSGSGVALSGHVRMGCTEGFGSFFITPQLSHFVDAYPAISVDILPLPHFISLSKREADIVIALERPEHGPYVCCKLTDYRLQLYATQQYLDKHPAIRRPADLGKHAFISYVDDLAFSSELLYLANVLPGASANLRSTSVIAQFVAAQQGRSLAILPCFLAAQDPRLLPVLPQEINITRQFWMYCREDLRKLKRITLLWDYIRAVTEQNQALLMGVSRQMQFAD, encoded by the coding sequence ATGCAAAAAAACATCACGTCTCTAGGTTCGCTGAACTGGGATGACCTCAAGTTTTTCCTTGAGGTCTCCCGTACCCGCAAGGCCAGCACCGCGGCCAAGCGCCTGGCCGTCGACTACACCACCGTGTCGCGACGCATCAGTTCACTGGAAGCTTCGCTGGGCACCTTGCTGTTCGAGAAATCGCGGACCAGCGGCTTTGTCCTGACCGCCGAAGGCCAGCGCCTGATGGGCTATGCCGAGTCGATCGAAAGCACGCTGCACATGGCCTGCGAGCAGGTCTCGGGGTCCGGGGTGGCGTTGTCCGGCCATGTGCGCATGGGCTGCACCGAAGGTTTCGGCAGCTTTTTCATTACCCCGCAACTGAGCCATTTCGTCGATGCCTACCCTGCAATCTCGGTGGACATCCTGCCGCTGCCGCACTTCATCAGCCTGTCCAAGCGCGAGGCCGACATCGTCATCGCCCTGGAACGCCCGGAGCACGGGCCCTATGTCTGCTGCAAGCTGACCGATTACCGCCTGCAGCTGTATGCGACCCAGCAATACCTCGACAAACACCCGGCGATCCGCCGCCCCGCCGACCTGGGCAAGCATGCGTTCATCAGTTATGTCGACGACCTGGCGTTCAGCTCCGAGCTGCTGTACCTGGCCAACGTGCTCCCCGGTGCCAGCGCCAATTTGCGCAGCACCAGCGTGATCGCGCAGTTCGTGGCCGCGCAGCAAGGACGATCGCTGGCCATCCTGCCGTGTTTCCTTGCCGCCCAGGACCCGCGGTTGCTGCCGGTGTTGCCGCAGGAAATCAACATTACCCGGCAATTCTGGATGTACTGCCGCGAGGATTTGAGGAAGCTCAAGCGGATTACCCTGTTGTGGGATTACATCCGCGCGGTGACTGAGCAGAATCAGGCCCTGTTGATGGGGGTCAGTCGACAAATGCAGTTCGCCGACTGA
- a CDS encoding LysR family transcriptional regulator, protein MHFDLTDLRLYLNILDTGNITAGAARSHLSLAAASARIRAMESSLGTDFLERGRRGVTPTPAGKALAQHARVLLQQAERMQQDLAEYAKGVKGQVRLLCNTTAITEYLPELLADFLREHPNLDIDLQERPSARITHALRQGAADLGIVSDAVDTHALETLPFRDDPLVLIMPPGHPLADGEPPGFSDTLQHDYVGLAANSALAVYLEEQALHAGMRMQIRIRAEGFDGMIRMVARGAGLAIVPLAAIQRRALDQPLKSFALKEDWAQRKLLLCARSFTGLPGYARALLEALRPANRTGSP, encoded by the coding sequence ATGCACTTCGACCTGACCGACCTGCGGCTCTACCTGAACATTCTCGACACCGGCAACATCACCGCCGGTGCCGCGCGCAGCCATCTGTCCCTGGCCGCCGCGAGCGCACGAATTCGCGCGATGGAATCTTCGCTCGGCACCGATTTTCTGGAGCGCGGCCGGCGCGGCGTCACCCCCACGCCTGCCGGTAAAGCCCTCGCGCAACACGCCAGGGTCCTGCTGCAACAGGCCGAACGCATGCAGCAGGACCTGGCCGAATATGCCAAGGGCGTCAAAGGCCAGGTGCGGTTGTTGTGCAACACCACGGCGATCACTGAATACCTGCCGGAGTTGCTCGCCGACTTCCTGCGCGAGCACCCCAACCTCGACATCGACCTGCAGGAACGACCCAGCGCACGCATCACCCACGCCTTGCGCCAGGGTGCCGCCGACCTGGGCATCGTCTCCGACGCGGTAGACACCCACGCCCTCGAAACCCTGCCCTTTCGCGACGACCCGCTGGTGCTGATCATGCCGCCCGGGCATCCGCTGGCCGACGGCGAACCACCCGGTTTCAGCGATACCTTGCAGCACGACTATGTGGGCCTGGCCGCCAATAGCGCACTCGCGGTGTACCTCGAAGAGCAGGCGCTACACGCGGGTATGCGCATGCAGATCCGCATCCGCGCCGAAGGCTTCGACGGGATGATTCGCATGGTGGCTCGCGGCGCCGGGCTGGCGATCGTGCCGCTGGCGGCGATCCAGCGCCGGGCACTGGATCAACCGCTCAAAAGCTTCGCCTTGAAGGAAGACTGGGCTCAGCGAAAACTGCTGCTGTGCGCGCGCTCATTCACTGGCCTGCCCGGTTATGCCAGGGCGTTGCTCGAGGCGTTGCGCCCGGCAAACCGTACAGGCAGTCCTTGA
- a CDS encoding amino acid permease: MADEILQQGTLKRGLKNRHIQLIALGGAIGTGLFLGSAGVLKSAGPSMILGYAIAGFIAFLIMRQLGEMIVEEPVAGSFSHFAHNYWGSFAGFLSGWNYWVLYVLVGMAELTAVGKYIQFWWPEVPTWVSAAVFFVLVNLINTLNVKIFGEMEFWFAIIKVVAIIGMIALGCYMLFSGTGGPQAAVSNLWSHGGFFPNGYSGLLMAMAFIMFSFGGLELVGITAAEASEPRKVIPKAINQVVYRVLIFYVGALTVLLSLYPWDQLLQTLGASGDAYSGSPFVQIFALIGSDTAAQILNFVVLTAALSVYNSGVYCNSRMLYGLAEQGDAPKALMKLNKQGVPLRALGVSALITMLSVLVNYVAPHEALELLFALVVASLMINWALISLTHLKFRKAMGQRGIVPSFKSFWFPFSNYLCLAFMAVIIYVMWMIPGIRASVFAIPVWVLIIYLFYRVRMARHRNLPVAQ; the protein is encoded by the coding sequence ATGGCGGATGAAATCTTGCAACAGGGCACACTCAAGCGGGGGTTGAAAAATCGTCATATTCAACTGATCGCATTGGGTGGCGCCATTGGCACCGGGCTGTTCCTGGGCTCTGCCGGGGTGCTCAAATCCGCCGGGCCGTCGATGATCCTCGGCTATGCGATTGCCGGGTTTATCGCCTTCCTGATCATGCGCCAGCTGGGCGAGATGATCGTCGAAGAACCGGTGGCCGGCTCCTTCAGTCATTTTGCCCACAACTACTGGGGTAGCTTTGCTGGCTTCCTGTCCGGCTGGAACTACTGGGTGCTCTATGTGCTGGTGGGCATGGCCGAGTTGACGGCCGTCGGCAAATACATCCAGTTCTGGTGGCCCGAGGTGCCGACCTGGGTCAGTGCGGCGGTGTTCTTTGTACTGGTCAACCTGATCAACACGCTGAACGTGAAGATCTTCGGCGAGATGGAGTTCTGGTTCGCGATCATCAAGGTCGTGGCCATCATCGGCATGATTGCCCTGGGCTGCTATATGCTGTTCAGCGGCACCGGCGGCCCGCAAGCGGCGGTGAGCAACCTGTGGAGCCACGGCGGTTTCTTCCCCAACGGCTACAGCGGTTTGCTGATGGCGATGGCATTCATCATGTTTTCCTTCGGCGGCCTGGAGCTGGTCGGCATCACCGCCGCTGAAGCCAGCGAACCGAGAAAGGTCATCCCCAAGGCGATCAATCAGGTGGTGTACCGCGTGTTGATCTTCTACGTTGGCGCCCTCACCGTGCTGCTATCGTTGTATCCGTGGGATCAACTGCTGCAAACACTGGGCGCATCGGGCGATGCCTACAGCGGCAGTCCGTTTGTGCAGATCTTCGCGTTGATCGGCAGCGACACTGCCGCGCAGATTCTCAATTTCGTGGTGCTCACCGCCGCGCTGTCGGTCTACAACAGCGGCGTGTACTGCAACAGCCGCATGCTCTACGGCCTGGCCGAGCAGGGCGACGCACCGAAGGCGCTGATGAAGCTGAACAAACAGGGCGTGCCGTTGCGGGCGCTGGGCGTATCGGCACTGATCACCATGTTGTCGGTGCTGGTCAACTATGTCGCCCCGCATGAAGCGCTTGAGCTGTTGTTCGCCCTGGTGGTCGCTTCGCTGATGATCAACTGGGCGCTGATCAGCCTGACGCACCTGAAGTTTCGCAAGGCCATGGGCCAACGCGGCATCGTGCCGAGCTTCAAGTCGTTCTGGTTTCCCTTCAGCAACTACCTGTGCCTGGCGTTCATGGCCGTGATCATCTACGTGATGTGGATGATTCCGGGGATTCGCGCCTCGGTCTTCGCCATCCCGGTCTGGGTGCTGATCATCTACCTGTTCTATCGGGTGCGTATGGCCAGGCATCGGAACTTGCCAGTGGCCCAATAA
- the mmsB gene encoding 3-hydroxyisobutyrate dehydrogenase, with the protein MNIAFIGLGNMGAPMARNLIKAGHSLRLVDLNKTVLAELEQLGGSISASAREAAQGAEMVITMLPAAVHVRSVWLGEDGVLAGIGKGVPAVDCSTIDPQTARDVAAAAAKQGVAMADAPVSGGTGGAAAGTLTFMVGATPELFATLQPVLAQMGRNIVHCGEVGTGQIAKICNNLLLGISMVGVSEAMALGDALGIDTKVLAGIINSSTGRCWSSEMYNPWPGIVETAPASRGYTGGFGAELMLKDLGLATEAARQAHQPVVLGAVAQQLYQAMSLRGEGGSDFSAIINSYRKPQ; encoded by the coding sequence ATGAACATCGCTTTTATCGGTCTCGGCAACATGGGCGCGCCAATGGCGCGCAACCTGATCAAGGCCGGCCATTCGCTGCGCCTGGTCGACCTGAACAAGACCGTGCTGGCGGAGCTTGAGCAACTGGGCGGCAGCATCAGCGCTTCGGCCCGTGAGGCGGCGCAAGGTGCGGAAATGGTCATCACCATGCTGCCCGCTGCCGTGCATGTACGTAGCGTCTGGCTGGGTGAAGACGGTGTGCTCGCCGGAATCGGCAAGGGTGTGCCAGCCGTGGATTGCAGCACCATCGATCCGCAGACCGCCCGTGACGTGGCGGCCGCCGCTGCCAAACAGGGCGTGGCCATGGCCGATGCGCCAGTCTCCGGTGGCACCGGTGGCGCCGCGGCGGGGACCTTGACGTTCATGGTGGGTGCGACCCCGGAACTGTTCGCGACCTTGCAACCGGTATTGGCGCAAATGGGCCGCAACATCGTCCATTGCGGCGAAGTCGGCACGGGACAGATCGCCAAGATTTGCAACAACCTGCTGCTGGGGATCTCCATGGTCGGCGTCAGCGAAGCCATGGCCCTGGGCGATGCCTTGGGTATCGACACCAAGGTGCTGGCGGGCATCATCAACAGCTCCACCGGACGTTGCTGGAGTTCGGAGATGTACAACCCGTGGCCGGGCATCGTCGAAACGGCACCAGCCTCGCGTGGCTATACCGGTGGCTTCGGCGCCGAGCTGATGCTCAAGGATCTGGGGCTGGCCACGGAAGCGGCCCGTCAGGCGCACCAGCCGGTGGTGCTTGGCGCGGTGGCGCAACAGTTGTATCAGGCGATGAGCCTGCGTGGGGAAGGCGGCAGTGACTTCTCGGCGATCATCAACAGCTATCGCAAGCCGCAATAA